Proteins encoded in a region of the Planctomycetota bacterium genome:
- a CDS encoding endonuclease/exonuclease/phosphatase family protein — MTSDDASPSTEQPDPPAVTSRPLWRRVVHVVRWIIAVPTWIAVLGIAIAVILAWLIPVDATAESQGRVLVNAAIFGVRVFQTHLLFASLALVTVALLTWRRRLVIAALLLAGSLGSVELLRVLPAWSRPNVEGPTLRVAAINLYFFNTDLDAIESYIREVDPDVIAFSEFSRVHSSLIDRLADTYPHFVLPRGVFRADHAVLAKQPIFHAASDDGRLNVSTFFDGAPLVVSAVHHRSPGDIWTVQRNLRQTSELVDSLPELESEAIFLGDFNASRWTPQISSLRSAGLTEAHDASRFGLGLTWPAKHPRHAWTRHILGLRLGVRIDHIFTTPGLVAVDAGVGSHVGSDHLPVWADLRRVDP; from the coding sequence ATGACGTCCGACGACGCCTCACCCTCCACCGAGCAACCCGACCCGCCGGCCGTCACGTCGCGACCGTTGTGGCGTCGGGTGGTCCACGTCGTCCGCTGGATCATCGCCGTGCCGACGTGGATCGCGGTGCTCGGCATCGCAATCGCGGTGATCCTGGCATGGCTGATTCCCGTCGACGCGACGGCCGAGTCGCAGGGCCGCGTGCTGGTCAACGCGGCGATCTTTGGGGTGCGGGTGTTTCAGACGCACCTGCTGTTCGCGTCGCTCGCGCTCGTCACGGTCGCACTGCTGACGTGGCGGCGTCGACTGGTGATTGCCGCGCTCCTCCTCGCCGGGTCGCTCGGGTCGGTCGAGCTGCTCCGCGTGCTGCCGGCCTGGTCGAGACCGAACGTCGAAGGCCCGACGCTCCGCGTTGCCGCGATCAACCTCTACTTCTTCAACACCGATCTCGACGCGATCGAGTCGTACATCCGCGAAGTTGACCCAGACGTCATCGCCTTCAGCGAGTTCAGCCGAGTTCACAGTTCGCTCATCGATCGACTGGCCGATACCTACCCGCACTTTGTGCTACCGCGAGGCGTTTTCCGCGCGGACCATGCGGTCCTTGCCAAGCAGCCCATTTTCCATGCCGCCAGCGACGACGGCCGGCTGAATGTCAGCACGTTCTTCGACGGTGCACCGCTCGTCGTCTCGGCCGTGCATCATCGCTCGCCAGGCGACATTTGGACCGTCCAGCGGAACCTTCGCCAGACGAGCGAGCTGGTCGACAGCCTGCCGGAACTCGAGAGCGAGGCGATCTTCCTCGGCGACTTCAACGCCAGCCGCTGGACGCCGCAGATCTCGTCGCTCCGCAGTGCCGGTCTGACCGAAGCCCACGACGCGTCGCGCTTCGGCCTCGGGCTCACCTGGCCCGCCAAACATCCGCGGCACGCCTGGACCCGACACATTCTGGGCCTCCGGCTCGGCGTGCGGATCGATCACATCTTCACCACGCCCGGCCTCGTCGCGGTCGACGCGGGCGTTGGCTCGCACGTCGGAAGCGACCACCTTCCGGTTTGGGCCGACCTGCGACGGGTCGATCCGTAA